The Priestia koreensis genomic interval GGTTTCTCATCAAGCGCAGCTTTTCCGAGCGCTTCGCGTAGCTCTGCACGATTTGTGACACGATACCCTACACCACCACACGCCTCTGCAAAGGCGGCAAAATTCATTTCTGCTAAGTCTACTGCATAATCCTGATGACCGAGTGACTCCTGCTCATATTTAATCATGCCAAGCTTTTCATTGTTCAATACCACCACGACAATCGGAAGCTTATAGCGAACAGCCGTTACAAAATCATGCATGACCATTGTAAACCCACCGTCTCCACAAACGGCTAGCGCCTGACGTTCTGGAAACGCCATTTTGGCGGCAATCGCCCCCGGTAATCCACAGCCCATTGTTGCTAGCCAACAGGACGTGATAAATTTTTGATTGGTCATTCGGAAATAACGCGCCATCCATACCGTCACGTTTCCGATATCAACGGATAAAATGGCGTCATCTTTCACAAATTTTTGAAGCTCACCCACCACCTGAGAACCTTTTAGATGCTCGCTTTCTTTTTCCTGATCTTCGTTCATATCGTGCCACCATTTATTCATGCGCTCTTGACTTTTTTCGAGTAAAAAGCGGTTTTCGTTTCGCTTCACTCGCTGATTTAGCCAACCAAGCACTTCCTTTGTATCACCTACTAGCCCAACATCGATCGGATAGCGCTTTGATATTTTGGTCGGATCAATGTCAATTTGCAGTGCTTTTACGCCGTTTGGCAAGTATTGACGATATGGAAAGGACGTACCAATAAGAATCAGTAAGTCTGATTCGTGTGCCGCCTGATAAGCAGGCTTTGTCCCTATTTGTCCAAGTTGTCCCATGCAGTACGGATGTTCGTCTGGAATGACGCCTTTTCCTGCTAAGGTTAAAATAATCGGCGCGGCTATTTGTTCTGCGAAAGTCAGCAATTCTTCACGTGCGAAAAGAGCTCCCTTCCCAGCTAAAATAACAGGTTTTTTTGCTTCGTGAATCAAGTCGAGCGCACCCATTAAGTCAGTTTCACCCGGAAAGATTTTAGGGTGTGTGCGAACAGATGAGCTGAGCTCTGATTTATTATTTTTGTACTTTCGTGCGACAATGTTATCAGGAATTGTTAGAACCGCTACTCCTTTTTCTGCGTAAGCAGTACGGATGGCCTGATTTAGTAAGTCAGGCAAATGCGTTTCAGTTGTGACCGTTTTATTGAACACCGCCACATCGTCAAACATACGCTCTAGATTGATTTCTTGAAATGACTCCGTACCTAGTTCTTCTGAGTGTACTTGCCCTGCGATAACGAGCATAGGAACACCGTCTTCTTTTGCATCGTACATTCCGTTCAATAAATGAATGGCTCCAGGCCCTGCGATCGCTGTACAAACCCCAATTTTCCCCGTAAGTTTTGCATAACTTGCTGCTGAAAGCGCCGCAACCTCTTCATGACGTACTTGAATAAATTTTATGTATTTCTGATTTTTGCGCAGATCTTCAATAAACTCATTAATAGAATCGCCTGGTAGTCCGTAAATATGGTCGACTCCCCAATCGAGCAATTGATTAATGATCACTTCACCTGTACGTTTTTCAAACAAAGAAAATCCTCCTCTACGTAACGTTATATGTTTGTTGTTCCCAATCATATTTTTCTTTAAACAGAAACATTTCCCAAAATACAACTATTGAACCGTTCCAAATAAACACGCAATTCGGTATAATTATACCTGTGTCATTTTACACAGCACAGGAGGGTTTATTGGTAATGGTTATTAATCACGTAAACAACGCACAAGGTCAGCGTTTAACAAACGGATGGAATCTATTTTTTGACAATCACCTTACATTATGGAAAAAGGATGAACAGTACCTACTGTTAGATACGAATAAAGAGGTTGTATTAATTTTTGCCTTTAAGCGCGAAGAACTAATTATTGAAAAGGTTGAAACATGGCGCTATCAGCTTAAAATCAACTCGGACAAGCAGCGTTTGACTTACATAGGGAAAGAGACAGAGTTTCCGGTTGAGGGGTAAAAAAAAGAATGGTCCGAGGACCATTCTTTTTTTATCAATGAATGATTGGTAGGTCTAATGTAGAAACAATTCCTCCGAATAACACAGCAGTATAAATCGCATAAGTCAATAGTTTTTTCATTCTAGCTTCCTCCTTTCATAAATACCATTTAAAAACTTTATAACAATATATTACCATATTAGTATACTTTTTTACTGCATCTTTTTTACTATTTTTAAAAAAATTATGAACTTGAGGAAGTATTTAGCAACTTGAAAGTCTCTTCTTTAACTATTTCTTCCATTTTATCATTCTTTTGAACGTTAAAAATGGATGTAGATTTAGATAAATACTCATAGCCTTCTGTTACTTCGCCCATTTTGAAAAGTGCGTTTCCTGCTTGATAATAAAACTCTCCAAATAAGTATAAATTATCTTCGCTGATGCATATTCCAATACCCAAGTTACTAAATTTAAGACACTCATCGTATTTTTTTAATTTTAAAAGCACTTGTGTTAAGCCGTATAAAATTCTCAAATATACTTTTCTATTTTTTATTTTGTACATTTTTTCTAAAGATGTTAAAGCTTTCATAAAAATATCGTGTGCTTTCTCTAGCTCATTATTATCATAATGAATTGCCGCAATGCTGTGAAGAATTTGGATTTCCTCTTCTCTTAGATCCGTTTGTTCCCTGTTCGTTGTTTCCAAAGCCTTATATAATAACTCAATAGCTCTATCTTTATCTTTGTTAATGTGATAATAACAAATAGCTTTATGCCATAAAAAAAACTGAATATTGTCGGGCCCTTCAAAAATAGGCATTTCCTCTTCACGCTTCACAATTTCATACAGCGCTTTGTATTCGCGATCACGTACGTAATTCCTCATAAGCGTCTTCACGCTGTTAACGTAGTCGACGTTTTGATTCCAGTTTGTTTCGAAAAAATAGGTGATGGGGATGCCTAAGCGTTTTGCTAGGGTATGTAGCTGTGGAAGCGTCGGGTATTCGTCCCCTTTTTCGATTTTTTCTAGGTCTTGTGGTTCGCATATTTGTTTTGCTAAGTCGTTTTGAGATATTTCTAGAGACAGCCTTAATTCTTTTATTTTTTCTCCGATGTTATATTCCTTCATGATTTACACCTCCATTATCTCTGACTCGTACGCTTCCTATCTTATTATCGGCTTTTCCTTCATACTTTGGATGCATATTGTATACAACTTTTACTACCTTCCTTATTCTCCTTTTACGTACCGAAACCCTTTCGACAATTGGACGAATTATTTTCCTTTATTAAATCTATTTTCAATGTCATCACGTATACCTTTGGAGCGATTCGTGTTCCGGTCAAATCCCCTGCGAATAAAATTATCACCATATTTTTCATTTAGTTTCTCCATCGTTTTGAGAAGCGGCTCTTGTTTTGCCTCTTCTTCAAAGGAAAAAAGGTCCAACTGCTTTAAGGCATCGTGTTTTGCCTCTACGTTCATAGCGGTTACGCCAATAAGACGAAGCGGGTCACCGTTCCAGTTTTTCGTAAACAACTGAGCAGCACTTTGAAAAATAGCGCTCGCTTCGACGATCGGGTTAGGAAGTGAGCGGCTCCTTGTAATGAGCTTACGATCCGAATATTTCAGCATAATTTGAATGGTCGATGATACGACTTCTTTTCGCTTCATACGTGCACTGACCGTTTCAGACAATCGTTGAATAATTTCTAGTGCAGCATGCTCATCCGTGACGTCCGCGGGTAGCGTAGTAGAGTTGCCAATGCTTTTAAATTGATGAATAGATTCTGGGTCAACCTGCCGATCATCCACTCCATTGGCTCGATTCTTTAAACGTATTCCGTTCACACCAAGCGTACTTTTCAATGAAGCATCATCTGCCTTAGCTAAATCCTCAATCGTATAAATATGAAGCGTGCTTAATTTTTCTGCCGTTTTCTCGCCAATTCCATGCATATCTGAAACTGGACGAGCCCAAAGAAGAGTAGGAATATCGCGTTTACGTAATACTGTAATTCCGAGTGGCTTTTTCATATCGCTAGCCGTTTTTGCCAAAAATTTATTTGGCGCGATGCCAATTGACACTGGAATTTTATACTGTTCTAACAGTTCCTTTTGTATATAAGTAGCTATATCAAGCGGTGCGCCCATTTCGTAGCAGTCGGTAATATCAACATATCCTTCATCAATTGATGCTGGTTCAATAAGCGGCGAAATGGTTGATAAAAATTCAAACATCTGCGCCGACACTTCACGATAAAGCGGAAAGTTCGGCTTACGCACGATAAGCTCAGGGCACTTTCGCTTCGCTTCCCATACCGTCATGGTCGTATAGACGCCTCTGCTTCGGGCCTGATAGTTACACGTCACAATGATCCCGCGTCGTTCCTTCGGATCCCCTGCGATAGCAAGAGCTTTTCCTTCTAGTGATGGATCATGTGCCGTTTCGACAGACGCATAAAAAGCATTTGCGTCAACGTGTAAGATGACGCGCCCGTTTTTTGGATACATGGATTTCAATCTATCACCTTATTTCTGTTCTCTACATTCATTATACTATATGGCTATTTTCAAACTACCATTAGTGGCTTAAATCACGTAAAATAAAAAACGAGACTACAATCAGTCTCGTTTTTAAAAAATGCTGTATGTAAGGTGAGATACGATGAATCGTTACCATTGCTGTGCTACTTGTCAACATTTTAAAGCGGAAAAAACCGCCGATGGCATGAACTATTTCTGTACACGTCTTCAGTATGAGACAAAACCAACCTATCAGTTCACCTGTTGGGATCCAAAAGAGCATGTTCGAAAACTCATTCAGAAGGAAAAACAATCTTAATTAGTTCACATGATCGTAGGAATACAGCTCCGTCAGCCATTGCACAAAATAAGCCTGAGGAATTAAAATGTCTTGTAGGGGCTGATCCTTCAAATCTTGAAAAGAAAACTGCTGCATTAAATACTGCTGCCATTTAGCCGGTACGTCTTTTGCAATCAAAAAGGCTTTCGCAAAATGAGCACGTTCTTCACTTTCTAAATCAGCTAGCCACTGAGACTCGTCCATCTCGTATTTATAGTGAAACAGCGTATACTTTTCGCACCAGTAGACGAAGTCTTGATGTGAAAACATATTTTGCCCATCACACACGTCACTCAGTAAGCTCATTAGCTGTTCGACGGTGTACGGCGCTTGAATAACACTTTTATTTCGCGCGTTCATTGTCATCACAATCCCCTTTCCTTCAGACATTCGCAAACTTCTTGATTAGTTACAGTGTACAAGAACTGTTACGAAGTGAAAAGAGACTTTTTTCTAGGGGTCTTAAGTTCGTGAAAATTCCCACCTGCTGCTTCTATTTCATAAATTAAACACTTAATCTAGTTGCTTCCTTCACGAAAGGCCTTGTCCATTACGCGATATGCCCAGCGTATCACTAAAAACAGCACGTAATCTGTGACGATGATGGCCGCAATCATTAAAGGAAGAGTAGGCCACGGGAAGACTAGCTGAATAAGCGTGATCGCCAAAATGAAAATAGCCCCTATGATAACGGTCAATTTTTTACCGTGTCGCTTCCAAACTTGTTCCATTTTATTGCTCCTTTTTGTTTTTCTTTCTCATCAATATTTATTATACTAAAAGTATAGGGAAACGTCTCTTACGCCCGTCTTTTGAAGATTTTTTTGGAAAAAGTTTTCATTTTAGAGGAATTGGGTATACAAGCAACAAATTAGTATTATAAGTGCCATGCATTCTATAATATAATGATAAAAACACGATTGATTGTGAAGGGAGAAATAAGAATGAGTGAACAACAGAATAATCAGCAAGCTCAAATCGGAAAAGAAATTAGCGTAAAAGGTATGATCAAAGCGATTTTCAACGATATCGCTCATATCCAAGTAGGTAGCAAAGTCATTACTGTGAATATAAAGGACTTAGGTATGCAGTAAGCTTGGTTATATTTTTCTCTTCTTGTTCTTATACGCAACAGAAGATTCTTTCAGAGGCTAAGTGATACACGATCACTCAGCCTCTTTTTTCTGTTCATGCTCATTTAAAATTTCTTCTATCTCTCCTACATCTCCCTTAGCGTTAATGATTTGTAACAGCTCTGTCATCTCCGTGCTTTCTTCTTCACGTTTGTTCACCGCATCCACCTCCTAATTTTCTTATCATGCCCCAATTCTCCTATTTTTTAAAAATATTCGTTTTCTTACACATATGATGTAACTTTTTCCATCAGCATCCCGTCTAATTAGTAAGCAACAATGAAAAGGAGATGGGATGAACATGAAACGATCAATACCGCTACTCCTAGTAGCAAGCACTTTTTTAGCATTGACAGCATGCGGAACGGAGCAGTCAAGTCCTCAAGCCGCTCCTACGAGTGAAAAGAAACCAGCTGAAAAAACCGAAGCACCGAAGAAAGATACGTCAGCTTCTGATGAAAACAACAAGGTTCGCCTTCCTGAAACAAAGTTAACGTATCAAATGGAAGGAATGCAAGAGCAAAAAAATGCCTTCTTAAAAACGAGCAAAAACCAAAACTATACGCTTTATGTCATAGACGGGTATGATTTAACGGAAGAAGAACCGAGAAAAGACGTGATTACGTATAACGAAAATGACAAGCTATGGATGAGAGTAGAAGTGCTAGAAAAGGGCCAAGATTTAAGTGATGTAAAGGCGAATTCGATGGAGACGTTAAAAGCAGGATACGGAAACGTGAAGGAAGTAACGGATTTCTCAAACGATAAAAACGATATTGACAGCGTATTTACTGGGCAAAGTAAAACAGAAAAAGGCGCTGTCTATCTGTTGAAAGAAACAGAAGATCACCCTGCGCTTCGCCTTACAATGTTTGCACCTCTGGAAACCGAAAGCTTTGAGCCATTTTTAGAAATGGCACGCACGATTCAAATCAAATAACAAAAAAGGCGTCTCATGCGTGAGATGCCTTTTTTATGCTGCCTGCTTTCGTTTATATTTCCACATCATATATCGATAACGGATCGTACAGCCGATACAATAGCCCATTAGCGCCACTCCTGCTGCTAGAATGACCATGATACCGAATGTATAACCAAGCACTGACAGATCAAATTGAAAGGAAAGAAACGAGACAATTAAGCAAATCGTTGCAATCCATTGATTAAATAATTGCTGTGCGGCATCCTCCATTTGATAAGAGCGCTTCGGTAACAATCGGCGTCCTGCCATAATGAGCGGATTTCGTTTACTAATTAGCGTGGTGACTCCAATTACAATCGGAAGCAGCAAGATCCAAGATGAAAACAAAAGTCCAGCTAAAGTCGTTAAAACGATAAAAAGCTGATTTGTCTGAACAAGCGGTTTTGGAATTCCCATCGACAATCCTCCTTTTTTATTCATTATACCGATAAGTTTACTGAGATAAAAGATTTTTGTTTGAAAGAACATCGCTGTTCCTTTTCCACTAGCACTATGCCTAGAAGAGACTTCCCTTTGTGAATAGAGGGAAAAATTCCCTCTCAAAAAAAGTCCCGGTTGCATGTTTGACTTCATTCACAGAGGGAACACTTTATCTAGAATTTACAAGATGAAAGGATGACTTAACGATATGAGTACAAACGAAAAAATCTTAATGGTTGTAACGAACGGACATACAATGGAAAACGGAGAGCTTGCTGGTATTTGGCTGACTGAGTTCTCTGAAGCATATTTAGAATTTAAAAAAGCTGGTTATGAAGTTGCGGTAGCAAGTCCAAAAGGCGGTAAGTCTCCTGTAGACCCAAACAGCTTAACTGATGATGTAACAGCTGAAGATAAAGAAGCTGGAAAACTGCTTGAAGAAACAAAACGTCTGTCTGACGTAAGTTCTCAAGAATTCGCAGGTATTTTTGTCCCAGGTGGACACGGTACAATGTTCGACTTCCCAGAGGACGCACATTTACAGCGTCTTTTAACAGAGTTTGCTGAAGACGACAAACTAATTGCAGCAGTATGTCACGGGCCGGCAGCTCTTGTTGGTGGGAAACGTGCAAACGGCGAACCAATTGTAAAAGGTAAACGAGTTACGTCATTCACAGACTCTGAAGAAGTGGATACAAAACTTGATAAGTACATGCCTTTCTTACTTGAAACAAAGCTTCGTGAACTTGGTGCAGAGTTTGTAGCGAAGGACAATTGGACAGATCATATTGAAGTTGATGGGAAGCTTCTTACAGGCCAAAATCCACAGTCTACGATTAGCTTAGCAAAACAATTTATTCGCGTTTTAAAAGACGGTAAATAATAAAAAATGCCTCTTCCATTTGGAAGAGGCATTTTTTTATTTTAAATCAAGAAGCTTTTGCTTCAAGTCGATTTCCATCTGATGAAGCTCTTGTTCAGCACTGTGACGCTTTGAGCGACCTTCTTGCTGAATTTGTAGCACTTCCTCAAGCGTTGTTAGCAAGTTTTCCTGCGTCTTTTTCAGCGTTTCGATATCCACTACTCCGCGCTCATTCTCTTTTGCGACCTCAACTGTATTCTGCTTTAACATTTCCGAATTTCGCGTGAGAAGCTCATTTGTCGTTTTCGACACTTGGCGCTGTGCTTCCATTGCTCGCTTCTGACGCAACAGCGTCATGGAGATTACGATTTGGTTTTTCCATAGTGGAACCGCTGTTAAGATGGAGCTTTGAATTTTCTCTACTAACGTCTGGTTCACTTCTTGAATTAGACGAATTTGGGGTGCGCTTTGAATCGCAATTTGACGACTTAGCTTCAAGTCATGAATTCGCTTATCTAGACGATTCATAAACTGATTTAAATCGTTCACTTCCTGCACTTTTAAATAATCTTGGCCGTCCTGTGCCTGAGATTGTAAGGCCGGAAGCGTTTCGCTCTGCAACTGTTCAAGCTTATACTCAGCCCCGGCGATATAAATATTCAGTGCTTCATAATACTGCTTGTTTTTCTCATATAAATTTTCTAGCATCATAATGTCGCGGTACAATAGCTGACGCGAGCCTTCTAGCTTGTCAGAAATTTTGTCGATCTCTACGTTAATGCTTTGATATTTCGATAAAATGCTTTGAACAGGCTTTGACACACCGGAAAAGAGCTTGCCGATTACACCTTTTCGCTTCATCCCGAACTCATCTGGGTTCACTTGATTAATTTTCAGCATCAGCTCGGTAATTACATCGCCGACGGGACCTGCATCCTTTGTTTGCACGTGCTTTAAGACAGACTGTGAGAAATGAGAAAGCTCTGACTGTGCAGCGGTTCCATATTGTAAAATTGCCTGCTGATTTTTGTAATCAATTTGCTCGGCGATTTTTTTCGCCTTTTCCTGATGCTCAGGTGTTAAATAAGCAAAGGATTTCTTCGGCTTTTCCTCTTGTAAAGAGGTTTCCTTCTCTTCTTGGATCGTTGGCATCGCAAACGGATCATCCAATAATTCATCAAGGCTGTTTTTTGATTCAAATTCCTTCATGTTCAATCCCTCCTGTCCTATTACTCAATCTTTTTTGTGGAAGTAGGCCTCCATCGCTTTTCGTCCTCAAACGCATCTTTTAAAATCTTCAATTCTATATTTAAGTTTTCCATATCACTTTCAAGCGCCTTTTTTAAAAGACGATCGTATTTATTAACCATTTCATCAATCATCTCTTCTGCGTCTCGAAGCGCATCACGTACTTCCATGTTTTTGGTTGGCTTTGTCGCTAAAAACAAGTAGCGTTCAATCACGGTCACGGTAGAGGGTAAATACGTTTGGAAAAATGGCTGGGTATCCACGTATCGAATAGGCTCTTTATCCACCATGTCAATGATGCTTTTCGCCACTTTATATAGCTTTGTCAGCTGCATCCACATTGTGACAGACCGTACTTTAAAACGGCTGCTGCCAATCATTTTTAAATGCTTCTTTGCTTCACGTACTTGATGCTTGATATACGCAATTTCTTCTTTATATGGATCACGTTTCGTTAATTTTTTAATCACGAGCGCCCCTCCTGTTGTCGTCATCAGTGCTCCTGATACGCCTACACCCGAAACGGCCGATAACCACATATTCATATCTAAACCGTAGTGAAAAGCCGGGATGGACAAAAGCCCAATTCCACCTGCTGAACTGCTCCATTTTATCATTTGAGAAACTTTCATATCCGCGTTCCTCCTAATTCTATCAACCATTTTCTTCTAATTGTAACCATTTTATCACACCTTCACATGAAACCTCAAAGGTTGTGAGTATTCCTCTTACTTATACGAATAGAACAGAAATAGGTTTCAGAAAAACAGAAAAAAGGACGTGAGCGCATCACGTCCTTTTTATGGAAAGGCTTTTATTCAGCTACTTTTACAATTTGCTTCCCAAGGTTCTCACCTTTAAATAAGCCAAGGAATGCATCAGGTACATTTTCAAATCCGTCTACGATATTCTCTGCGTATTTGATTTTCCCTTGTGACACCCACTCACCTAATTCCTTCATGCCTTCTCCGAAATGCTCTGCATAATCATTTACAATAAAGCCTTTCATTAGGGCACTGTTGATGAGAAGACGTGTTTGAATACGTGGCCCTACGTCCACCTTTTCAAGATTGTACATCGAGATTTGGCCGCATAATGGGATACGTGCGCCTTTGTTGAACAACGTTGCTACCGCATCTGAAATTTCGCCACCAACATTCTCAAAGTATACGTCCACACCGTCTGGACATGCTTTTTTCAAGTCAGCGCGAATGTTTTCCGTTGTTTTGTAGTTAATGACTTCATCAAAGCCAAGCTCTTCTTTTAAATATTGAATTTTCTTTTCAGATCCCGCGATTCCGACAACGCGAGCTCCTTTGATTTTCGCGATTTGTCCTACAACCATTCCTACTGCACCAGCTGCTCCTGATACGACAACCGTTTCACCCTCTTTCGGCTGACCGATGTCTAACAGCCCGAAATAAGCTGTTAATCCTGGCATTCCTAGTACGCCAAGTGCTGTAGAAATTGGTGCTACGTTTGGATCAATTTTTTGAAGGTGCTTTGCTTTTACAGTGATGTAGCGTTTCCATGGTAGGTATCCCACTACATAGTCACCTTTTTGCAAGTGATCGACTGTAGACTCTTCCACACGACCAACAATGCCACCGTTTAATGGTTCGTTTACTTGAAATGGTGGTACGTATGATTTGGCATCATTCATACGAGAGCGCATATACGGATCAACG includes:
- a CDS encoding pyruvate oxidase produces the protein MFEKRTGEVIINQLLDWGVDHIYGLPGDSINEFIEDLRKNQKYIKFIQVRHEEVAALSAASYAKLTGKIGVCTAIAGPGAIHLLNGMYDAKEDGVPMLVIAGQVHSEELGTESFQEINLERMFDDVAVFNKTVTTETHLPDLLNQAIRTAYAEKGVAVLTIPDNIVARKYKNNKSELSSSVRTHPKIFPGETDLMGALDLIHEAKKPVILAGKGALFAREELLTFAEQIAAPIILTLAGKGVIPDEHPYCMGQLGQIGTKPAYQAAHESDLLILIGTSFPYRQYLPNGVKALQIDIDPTKISKRYPIDVGLVGDTKEVLGWLNQRVKRNENRFLLEKSQERMNKWWHDMNEDQEKESEHLKGSQVVGELQKFVKDDAILSVDIGNVTVWMARYFRMTNQKFITSCWLATMGCGLPGAIAAKMAFPERQALAVCGDGGFTMVMHDFVTAVRYKLPIVVVVLNNEKLGMIKYEQESLGHQDYAVDLAEMNFAAFAEACGGVGYRVTNRAELREALGKAALDEKPVIIDCVTDIEPPLPGKITYQQAVHYSEYLIKSFFSEGKLELPPIKKGIKGLF
- a CDS encoding helix-turn-helix domain-containing protein yields the protein MKEYNIGEKIKELRLSLEISQNDLAKQICEPQDLEKIEKGDEYPTLPQLHTLAKRLGIPITYFFETNWNQNVDYVNSVKTLMRNYVRDREYKALYEIVKREEEMPIFEGPDNIQFFLWHKAICYYHINKDKDRAIELLYKALETTNREQTDLREEEIQILHSIAAIHYDNNELEKAHDIFMKALTSLEKMYKIKNRKVYLRILYGLTQVLLKLKKYDECLKFSNLGIGICISEDNLYLFGEFYYQAGNALFKMGEVTEGYEYLSKSTSIFNVQKNDKMEEIVKEETFKLLNTSSSS
- a CDS encoding DNA polymerase IV, encoding MKSMYPKNGRVILHVDANAFYASVETAHDPSLEGKALAIAGDPKERRGIIVTCNYQARSRGVYTTMTVWEAKRKCPELIVRKPNFPLYREVSAQMFEFLSTISPLIEPASIDEGYVDITDCYEMGAPLDIATYIQKELLEQYKIPVSIGIAPNKFLAKTASDMKKPLGITVLRKRDIPTLLWARPVSDMHGIGEKTAEKLSTLHIYTIEDLAKADDASLKSTLGVNGIRLKNRANGVDDRQVDPESIHQFKSIGNSTTLPADVTDEHAALEIIQRLSETVSARMKRKEVVSSTIQIMLKYSDRKLITRSRSLPNPIVEASAIFQSAAQLFTKNWNGDPLRLIGVTAMNVEAKHDALKQLDLFSFEEEAKQEPLLKTMEKLNEKYGDNFIRRGFDRNTNRSKGIRDDIENRFNKGK
- a CDS encoding DUF4395 domain-containing protein, producing MGIPKPLVQTNQLFIVLTTLAGLLFSSWILLLPIVIGVTTLISKRNPLIMAGRRLLPKRSYQMEDAAQQLFNQWIATICLIVSFLSFQFDLSVLGYTFGIMVILAAGVALMGYCIGCTIRYRYMMWKYKRKQAA
- a CDS encoding type 1 glutamine amidotransferase domain-containing protein, encoding MSTNEKILMVVTNGHTMENGELAGIWLTEFSEAYLEFKKAGYEVAVASPKGGKSPVDPNSLTDDVTAEDKEAGKLLEETKRLSDVSSQEFAGIFVPGGHGTMFDFPEDAHLQRLLTEFAEDDKLIAAVCHGPAALVGGKRANGEPIVKGKRVTSFTDSEEVDTKLDKYMPFLLETKLRELGAEFVAKDNWTDHIEVDGKLLTGQNPQSTISLAKQFIRVLKDGK
- a CDS encoding toxic anion resistance protein; its protein translation is MKEFESKNSLDELLDDPFAMPTIQEEKETSLQEEKPKKSFAYLTPEHQEKAKKIAEQIDYKNQQAILQYGTAAQSELSHFSQSVLKHVQTKDAGPVGDVITELMLKINQVNPDEFGMKRKGVIGKLFSGVSKPVQSILSKYQSINVEIDKISDKLEGSRQLLYRDIMMLENLYEKNKQYYEALNIYIAGAEYKLEQLQSETLPALQSQAQDGQDYLKVQEVNDLNQFMNRLDKRIHDLKLSRQIAIQSAPQIRLIQEVNQTLVEKIQSSILTAVPLWKNQIVISMTLLRQKRAMEAQRQVSKTTNELLTRNSEMLKQNTVEVAKENERGVVDIETLKKTQENLLTTLEEVLQIQQEGRSKRHSAEQELHQMEIDLKQKLLDLK
- a CDS encoding 5-bromo-4-chloroindolyl phosphate hydrolysis family protein; the protein is MKVSQMIKWSSSAGGIGLLSIPAFHYGLDMNMWLSAVSGVGVSGALMTTTGGALVIKKLTKRDPYKEEIAYIKHQVREAKKHLKMIGSSRFKVRSVTMWMQLTKLYKVAKSIIDMVDKEPIRYVDTQPFFQTYLPSTVTVIERYLFLATKPTKNMEVRDALRDAEEMIDEMVNKYDRLLKKALESDMENLNIELKILKDAFEDEKRWRPTSTKKIE
- a CDS encoding NADP-dependent oxidoreductase, which encodes MKNEQILLAERPKGMPTKDTFKYEETEVKAPKEGEVLLQTLYLSVDPYMRSRMNDAKSYVPPFQVNEPLNGGIVGRVEESTVDHLQKGDYVVGYLPWKRYITVKAKHLQKIDPNVAPISTALGVLGMPGLTAYFGLLDIGQPKEGETVVVSGAAGAVGMVVGQIAKIKGARVVGIAGSEKKIQYLKEELGFDEVINYKTTENIRADLKKACPDGVDVYFENVGGEISDAVATLFNKGARIPLCGQISMYNLEKVDVGPRIQTRLLINSALMKGFIVNDYAEHFGEGMKELGEWVSQGKIKYAENIVDGFENVPDAFLGLFKGENLGKQIVKVAE